A DNA window from Solirubrobacterales bacterium contains the following coding sequences:
- a CDS encoding MBL fold metallo-hydrolase: MLVETGVPDLTVGLVRADNPSIMTLDGTNTWIVGIGGASWVIDPGPDDPTHLEAVAAAARELGEPGAVLLTHDHLDHSAGLDSMAELLGGVPVLRHGDDFSAVPLEVTFTPGHAADHLVFHFGKDQCRALFSGDLILGQSSTIVPPGGGTLIAYLESLARVAAIAPDIILPGHGEPIEDALAAVEAQREHRLQRERDLVAALEDGLYDREGLLDRVWSDVGPELRIAAHVTMQTNLEKLDLEGRLPADFESEGRKRWQHRYLPDWAT, from the coding sequence ATGTTGGTCGAGACTGGTGTTCCAGATCTGACCGTTGGCCTTGTTCGCGCGGACAATCCGTCGATCATGACGCTCGACGGAACCAACACCTGGATCGTCGGCATTGGCGGAGCGAGCTGGGTGATCGATCCCGGACCCGATGATCCGACGCATCTCGAAGCCGTCGCGGCAGCGGCCCGCGAGCTTGGCGAACCAGGCGCGGTGCTGCTGACGCACGATCATCTCGATCACAGCGCCGGCCTTGACTCGATGGCCGAACTGCTCGGCGGCGTGCCAGTACTTCGCCATGGAGACGACTTCTCTGCCGTCCCTCTCGAGGTCACGTTCACGCCCGGCCACGCGGCAGATCATCTTGTCTTTCACTTCGGCAAGGACCAGTGCCGCGCTCTCTTCAGCGGCGACCTGATCCTCGGCCAATCCTCGACGATCGTCCCGCCCGGCGGCGGCACGCTGATCGCCTATCTCGAGTCGCTCGCCAGGGTCGCGGCAATCGCTCCCGACATCATCCTGCCCGGTCACGGCGAACCGATCGAAGATGCGCTCGCTGCGGTCGAAGCCCAGCGCGAGCATCGTCTGCAGCGCGAGCGCGACCTCGTGGCTGCGCTCGAAGACGGCCTCTACGACCGCGAAGGGTTGCTCGATCGAGTTTGGAGCGACGTCGGTCCTGAGCTACGAATCGCCGCCCACGTGACGATGCAGACCAACCTGGAGAAGCTCGATCTGGAGGGGCGCCTGCCGGCGGACTTCGAGAGTGAAGGTCGCAAGCGCTGGCAGCACCGCTATCTGCCCGACTGGGCTACCTGA
- a CDS encoding methyl-accepting chemotaxis protein, which produces MSKLFSMGLTKAYIIVTIIGTVPAVIFGIFFYNELGGYGDQTAQLETAASGAGTFKAGSIPDNIDYSHNIGLWMGGVVLTFLFAGALLRIVLGNVTLRTSEKMISDMRRAATGDLSGDPKVTMSNEYGDLQRAFVQLLGNFRTTIARIDRASGDLRQAAMEMSHTSDEAGNSIGEVAQAISAISEGAAHQVDLVGRSAGHIEAIEHAVRDASGHAEEARRQSAATAELADQGLARAAEVEQSMQATRESSMRTAEIVRELGESSADIDQIVQSIADIATQTNMLALNASIEAARAGEQGRGFANVADEVRMLAEDAQSSVSEIALLVREIKLETDHAVAAMESGVTLVEDGFDTVARNRQTFYDISGAIHGLHERAGEISQLTSGIVEAAVHVREHVAEVAVVAEQSSASTEEVSASTQETSAASQEVTASAQKVADTASTLAELSGRFKLPEAPGQAAAAKAA; this is translated from the coding sequence ATGAGCAAACTCTTCTCGATGGGCCTGACCAAGGCCTACATAATCGTCACGATCATCGGTACGGTGCCGGCGGTCATATTCGGAATCTTCTTCTACAACGAGCTCGGTGGCTACGGCGACCAGACGGCGCAGCTCGAGACTGCTGCCAGCGGTGCCGGGACTTTCAAAGCGGGCTCTATCCCCGACAACATCGACTACTCGCACAACATTGGGCTCTGGATGGGCGGCGTGGTGCTGACGTTCCTGTTTGCCGGTGCGCTGCTTCGGATCGTGCTCGGGAACGTCACATTGCGGACCTCCGAGAAGATGATCAGCGATATGCGTCGCGCAGCAACCGGCGATCTCTCAGGCGACCCCAAGGTCACCATGTCCAACGAGTACGGCGACCTGCAGCGCGCCTTCGTGCAGCTGCTCGGAAACTTCCGCACGACAATCGCGCGTATTGACCGCGCCTCAGGCGACCTGCGCCAGGCCGCGATGGAAATGTCACACACTTCAGACGAGGCCGGAAACTCGATCGGCGAGGTCGCCCAGGCGATCAGCGCGATCAGCGAGGGCGCCGCACACCAGGTGGATCTTGTCGGCCGCTCTGCTGGCCACATCGAAGCGATCGAGCACGCCGTGCGCGACGCGTCCGGGCACGCAGAAGAGGCGCGTCGCCAGAGTGCCGCCACAGCTGAACTCGCCGACCAGGGCCTTGCCCGTGCCGCCGAAGTCGAGCAGTCGATGCAGGCAACGCGCGAGAGCTCGATGCGCACCGCCGAGATCGTCCGCGAGCTCGGCGAGAGTTCGGCAGACATCGATCAGATCGTCCAGTCGATCGCGGACATCGCCACCCAGACCAACATGCTTGCGCTGAATGCGTCGATCGAAGCCGCACGCGCCGGCGAACAGGGCCGCGGATTTGCGAACGTCGCCGACGAGGTGCGCATGCTCGCCGAGGATGCGCAGTCCTCAGTCTCAGAGATCGCTTTACTCGTCCGCGAGATCAAGCTTGAAACCGACCATGCGGTCGCCGCAATGGAATCCGGCGTCACGCTGGTTGAAGACGGCTTCGACACCGTCGCCCGCAACCGCCAGACCTTCTACGACATCAGTGGAGCGATCCACGGACTGCACGAACGCGCCGGCGAAATCAGCCAGCTGACATCCGGCATTGTTGAGGCTGCGGTCCACGTGCGCGAGCACGTTGCCGAGGTCGCAGTCGTGGCCGAGCAGTCGAGTGCATCGACCGAAGAGGTCAGTGCCTCCACCCAGGAGACTTCTGCTGCCTCGCAAGAGGTCACCGCTTCAGCGCAGAAGGTCGCCGACACGGCGTCCACGCTGGCCGAGCTCTCGGGGCGTTTCAAGCTCCCCGAGGCGCCCGGCCAGGCCGCGGCAGCCAAAGCGGCGTAG
- a CDS encoding DUF4383 domain-containing protein: MKGHNLREVGAGIAHGSIAQMFALVAGVILTVVGVLALIVNADFSTGEAIVTDKLLFMDVNGWSGLLMLLTGIVLLAASRVADRARKACVGVGVVYLIVTIWSLFTASVIGMFPVNDMTAIVYAAIGVLGVTAGLGPDRHADAV, from the coding sequence ATGAAGGGGCACAACTTGCGAGAAGTAGGCGCGGGTATTGCCCACGGTTCAATCGCCCAGATGTTCGCACTTGTCGCGGGCGTGATCCTCACTGTTGTCGGAGTTCTGGCGTTGATCGTGAATGCGGACTTCAGCACCGGCGAGGCGATCGTCACTGACAAGTTGCTGTTCATGGACGTGAACGGCTGGAGCGGACTGCTGATGCTGCTGACCGGCATCGTGCTGCTCGCAGCAAGCCGCGTAGCCGACAGGGCCCGCAAGGCCTGTGTCGGTGTCGGTGTCGTCTACCTGATCGTGACGATTTGGAGCCTCTTCACGGCCTCCGTGATCGGCATGTTCCCGGTGAACGACATGACGGCGATCGTCTACGCCGCAATCGGCGTGCTCGGAGTGACCGCGGGCCTCGGCCCGGATCGTCACGCCGACGCTGTCTGA
- a CDS encoding beta galactosidase jelly roll domain-containing protein, which translates to MHLFPAKNDLRTVALAAALVSGMLLTLTAGPAMAADKPRKGAPFSYGQTNRFTLDGTWFLKADPTNIGNAARYQSLKNFASWKKITIPNAFNAGDASEASYTGSIAWYATHFNRPAAPGGANWILQFNSANLRADVYLNGRKIGQHVGGNIPFEVPASSIRSGVNTLVVRIDSRLSVTSVPSVEERIDQLTGGWWNFGGLLREVVLRRVSRVDVSDVSTRSYFTASKGRAKGSARIVVIATVKNLGRRSRIQLRGRFGGSTVRFRRTLMKAGSSAQVFGTARVGKPKLWSPLSPKLYDVKVSGPGVTFTSKAGIRKFDVSSKGILTMNGLKTRLRGVSFHESDVATGAALSPAQRAANNVLFKKLGVNVIRTHYPMAPQQMEWADKNGVLVWSQIQNFRPRNAQLRTKAYPRQVVKLTKEMVAQYRKYSSVLTWNLSNEAVPSDTKYLDEMFVKQIKEIKKLDPQALISADYASSPEDELQHPAYRRMDILGINEYFGWYPGQLGSTLKVSGLRPYLDYLRRIYSKQALFITEFGAEANRSGSPDELGTYEFQTNFFTQQLNILRNIQYLNGLFAWALRDYWVRPGWTGGNPDPTPPFSRKGLFEADGSPKPAAALIEREFKATPPFR; encoded by the coding sequence GTGCACCTTTTCCCCGCGAAAAATGATCTCCGCACGGTCGCTCTGGCGGCCGCACTCGTATCCGGAATGCTGCTCACGCTCACGGCCGGCCCCGCCATGGCCGCAGACAAACCGCGCAAGGGTGCACCTTTCAGCTACGGCCAGACGAACCGCTTCACACTCGACGGAACCTGGTTCCTCAAGGCAGACCCGACCAACATCGGCAACGCGGCCCGTTACCAGTCATTGAAGAACTTCGCGTCCTGGAAGAAAATCACGATCCCGAACGCCTTCAACGCTGGCGATGCCTCCGAGGCCAGCTACACGGGCAGCATCGCCTGGTACGCGACCCATTTCAATCGTCCGGCGGCGCCTGGTGGCGCCAACTGGATCCTCCAGTTCAACAGTGCCAACCTGCGTGCAGATGTCTATCTCAACGGACGCAAGATCGGCCAGCACGTCGGCGGCAACATCCCGTTTGAGGTCCCCGCATCCAGCATCAGGAGTGGAGTGAACACACTCGTTGTACGCATCGACAGTCGCCTCTCGGTCACGTCGGTGCCATCGGTCGAGGAGCGCATCGACCAGCTGACCGGTGGATGGTGGAACTTCGGCGGCCTGCTGCGCGAAGTTGTTCTGCGCCGCGTTTCCCGTGTTGACGTTTCCGATGTGTCAACGCGTTCCTACTTCACCGCCTCAAAGGGGAGGGCCAAGGGTTCCGCGCGCATAGTTGTGATCGCAACCGTGAAAAACCTCGGCCGCAGGTCGCGCATCCAGTTGCGCGGCCGCTTCGGGGGGTCAACGGTGAGGTTCCGCAGGACGTTGATGAAGGCCGGCAGCAGCGCGCAGGTTTTCGGAACCGCGCGCGTCGGCAAGCCAAAGCTTTGGTCGCCACTCTCGCCCAAGCTGTACGACGTGAAGGTCTCCGGCCCCGGTGTGACCTTCACTTCGAAGGCCGGAATCCGAAAGTTTGATGTTTCGAGCAAAGGCATCCTCACGATGAACGGTCTCAAGACGAGACTGCGCGGAGTGAGCTTTCACGAATCTGATGTTGCGACCGGCGCGGCCTTGTCTCCGGCACAGCGCGCTGCAAACAATGTCCTGTTCAAGAAGCTCGGCGTGAACGTGATCCGCACCCACTACCCGATGGCGCCGCAGCAGATGGAGTGGGCCGACAAGAACGGCGTGCTCGTGTGGTCCCAGATCCAGAATTTCCGCCCGCGCAATGCGCAGCTCCGCACCAAGGCGTACCCGAGGCAGGTCGTCAAGCTGACCAAAGAGATGGTCGCGCAGTACCGCAAGTACTCGTCGGTGCTGACCTGGAACCTCAGCAACGAGGCCGTGCCCTCAGACACCAAATACCTTGACGAGATGTTCGTCAAGCAGATCAAGGAGATCAAGAAGCTCGACCCACAGGCGCTGATCAGCGCCGACTACGCCTCGTCACCGGAGGACGAGCTACAGCACCCGGCGTATCGCCGCATGGACATCCTCGGCATCAACGAGTACTTCGGCTGGTACCCCGGCCAACTCGGATCAACACTGAAGGTTTCTGGATTGCGCCCCTACCTGGATTACCTGCGCAGGATCTACTCCAAGCAGGCACTCTTCATCACCGAGTTCGGCGCCGAAGCCAATCGAAGTGGCAGCCCCGACGAGCTCGGCACGTACGAGTTCCAGACCAACTTCTTCACGCAACAGCTGAACATCCTGCGCAACATTCAGTACCTGAACGGCCTGTTCGCCTGGGCCCTGCGTGACTACTGGGTGCGCCCGGGCTGGACCGGCGGAAACCCAGACCCGACTCCGCCGTTCTCACGCAAGGGACTCTTCGAAGCCGATGGCTCGCCCAAGCCGGCCGCCGCGCTGATCGAACGTGAGTTCAAGGCGACGCCGCCCTTCAGGTAG
- a CDS encoding response regulator — translation MATVLIADDSMFMRKRLNDILTGEGHDVIAEAEDGNEAINLYGRLQPELVMLDITMPERNGMGALNHIMATSPEARVIMCSALGEETVVKECIDTGAKAFVVKPFDPEEVLSAVGDALAA, via the coding sequence ATGGCAACTGTTCTAATCGCCGACGACTCCATGTTCATGCGCAAGCGCCTGAATGACATCCTCACCGGAGAGGGTCACGACGTCATTGCTGAAGCAGAAGACGGCAACGAGGCGATCAACCTCTATGGCCGACTCCAGCCCGAGCTCGTGATGCTCGACATCACGATGCCCGAGCGAAACGGCATGGGCGCACTCAACCACATCATGGCCACCTCACCCGAGGCGCGCGTGATCATGTGCAGCGCGCTCGGTGAAGAGACCGTCGTCAAGGAGTGCATCGACACGGGCGCCAAGGCCTTCGTGGTCAAGCCGTTCGATCCTGAAGAAGTTCTCAGCGCCGTCGGCGACGCGCTGGCCGCCTGA
- a CDS encoding NAD-dependent succinate-semialdehyde dehydrogenase, with translation MTITAASEQAVVDSVPKGALINGNWIETGKTLDVIDPSTGEPLCAITDAGEAEALAALDAASNAQASWAATPPRERSEILRAVYESMTSRLDELALLMTLEMGKPISESRAEVAYAADFLRWFSEEAVRINGRYATAPNGQGRLLTMKQALGPCVFVTPWNFPAAMATRKIGPALAAGCTVVMKPAKETPLSSFALGQAFLDAGLPAGVVNLVCGSSASAIVGPLLKDPRTRKLSFTGSTPVGKELIKQSADQVLKVSMELGGNAPFIVHEDADLDKAVEGAILAKMRNNGEACTAANRFHAHESIAQQFGEKLAERLGAMKVGRGTLEDTKVGPLINESQREIVEGLVEDAVSKGGKILTGGERPDGAGFYYPPTVIGDLSADANILVDEVFGPVAPIKSFSTEEEALASANATEYGLAAYVYTADLGRAFRTIEGLETGMVGLNRGVISNPAAPFGGIKQSGFGREGGSEGIEEYLEIKYVGMDF, from the coding sequence ATGACGATCACCGCAGCCTCAGAACAAGCCGTTGTCGATTCCGTCCCTAAGGGGGCGCTGATCAACGGGAATTGGATTGAGACTGGCAAGACGCTTGATGTGATCGATCCTTCGACAGGCGAACCGCTCTGCGCGATCACTGACGCAGGCGAAGCCGAGGCGCTTGCCGCGCTCGACGCAGCATCGAACGCCCAGGCCTCCTGGGCCGCGACCCCGCCGCGCGAACGCAGCGAGATCTTGCGCGCCGTCTACGAATCGATGACCAGCCGACTCGACGAGCTGGCGCTGCTGATGACGCTCGAGATGGGCAAGCCGATCAGCGAGTCGAGGGCCGAAGTTGCCTACGCCGCAGACTTCCTGCGCTGGTTCAGCGAAGAGGCCGTGCGCATCAATGGTCGCTACGCCACCGCGCCCAACGGCCAGGGCCGACTGCTCACCATGAAGCAGGCGCTCGGTCCTTGTGTATTTGTCACGCCTTGGAACTTCCCGGCCGCAATGGCCACCCGCAAGATCGGCCCGGCGCTCGCCGCTGGCTGCACCGTAGTGATGAAGCCGGCGAAGGAAACGCCGCTCAGCTCGTTCGCGCTCGGCCAGGCTTTCCTCGATGCGGGCCTACCGGCGGGCGTCGTGAACCTCGTCTGCGGATCAAGCGCGAGCGCGATCGTCGGCCCTCTGCTCAAGGATCCGCGCACCCGCAAGCTCAGCTTCACCGGGTCCACCCCGGTGGGTAAGGAGCTGATCAAGCAGTCCGCAGACCAGGTCCTGAAGGTCTCGATGGAGCTCGGCGGAAACGCGCCCTTCATCGTCCATGAGGACGCAGACCTCGACAAAGCAGTGGAGGGCGCGATCCTCGCCAAGATGCGCAACAACGGCGAGGCCTGCACCGCCGCCAACCGCTTCCACGCCCACGAGTCAATCGCCCAGCAGTTCGGTGAGAAGCTCGCCGAGCGCCTCGGCGCGATGAAGGTCGGACGCGGAACGCTCGAAGACACCAAGGTGGGACCGCTGATCAACGAGAGCCAGCGCGAGATCGTTGAAGGCCTCGTCGAGGATGCGGTCAGCAAGGGCGGCAAGATCCTCACCGGTGGGGAGCGCCCTGACGGCGCAGGCTTCTACTACCCGCCGACGGTGATCGGCGACCTTTCAGCTGACGCGAACATCCTTGTGGATGAGGTCTTTGGACCGGTCGCACCGATCAAGTCCTTCAGCACCGAAGAAGAGGCTCTGGCCAGCGCAAACGCAACTGAGTATGGACTTGCTGCCTACGTATACACCGCAGACCTCGGCCGCGCCTTCCGCACGATCGAAGGCCTTGAGACCGGCATGGTCGGTCTCAACCGCGGCGTGATCAGCAACCCGGCTGCGCCGTTCGGCGGGATCAAGCAGAGCGGGTTCGGTCGCGAAGGCGGATCTGAGGGAATCGAGGAGTACCTCGAGATCAAGTACGTCGGGATGGACTTCTAG
- a CDS encoding VOC family protein has protein sequence MLSNGDVIATLAVKDIEQGKAFYGGKLGLVQSMEDPGGVGYKVGAGQLYVYSSPTAGSSDATAAFFRVDDVRTVVSQLASEGISFEHYEMPGTRIEGDVHVVDGSDITAAWFKDPDGNIIGVGDGARWELQTDG, from the coding sequence ATGCTTTCGAACGGAGATGTGATCGCGACTCTCGCGGTTAAGGACATCGAGCAGGGCAAGGCGTTCTATGGCGGGAAGCTCGGCCTCGTGCAGAGCATGGAGGACCCGGGTGGAGTTGGATACAAAGTTGGTGCGGGGCAGCTGTATGTGTACTCGTCACCGACGGCAGGCTCTAGCGACGCGACGGCAGCATTCTTTCGCGTTGACGACGTGCGAACGGTCGTTTCGCAGCTCGCATCCGAGGGGATTTCGTTTGAGCACTACGAGATGCCGGGTACCCGGATCGAAGGTGACGTCCACGTGGTGGACGGCAGTGACATAACTGCCGCCTGGTTCAAGGATCCAGACGGGAACATCATTGGAGTGGGGGACGGTGCTCGATGGGAATTGCAGACGGATGGGTAA
- a CDS encoding methyl-accepting chemotaxis protein — protein MSDRKLDSRRGATRLLPWWYVNLGADQKRIVGSLSVLGGLIPCLVIAWIASSNASEFEGQIDALVASGKGTKSQLLGLSSQMQSSIGRTQLAMIIGMVWAFVAALISTRMSTTLSQNWLRALTKMTDEIADGDLSREIVRDNESHIGDLQEALGKMTASFRATINRIELAAAELREAAGEMVDTSGEAGNAIGEVAQSISAISEGAAHQVDLVTHTSDVVGEIERSVQGAADHAQRAQSQSADAEVLTEEGVRRATEVQEAMESVRETSLATQEMIRSLGEKSTSIDLIIQSITDIAEQTNLLALNAAIEAARAGEQGRGFAVVAEEVRKLAEDAQESAGDIAELILEVRAQTEQAVVAMEGGVGIVERGFETVNLNRQTFFDISGSVRALHENSVEISQLAGGIAADAGNVRSQIEEVASVAQESSASTEEVSASTEQTSAAAQQVTASAHRVSETAENLAALAGRFKLTKGPVRPIQAQRAATLAAVEDDERMAEENVA, from the coding sequence ATGTCCGACCGCAAGCTCGATAGCCGTCGGGGAGCAACGCGACTGCTCCCGTGGTGGTACGTCAACCTCGGCGCCGACCAGAAACGCATTGTCGGCTCCCTCAGCGTTCTCGGAGGCCTCATTCCGTGTCTGGTGATCGCCTGGATCGCGTCTTCAAACGCGAGTGAGTTTGAAGGCCAAATCGATGCTCTCGTGGCCAGTGGCAAGGGAACAAAGTCACAATTGCTCGGCCTCAGTTCGCAGATGCAGTCGTCGATCGGACGCACGCAGCTGGCGATGATCATCGGAATGGTCTGGGCGTTCGTGGCCGCGCTCATCAGCACCCGAATGTCAACGACGTTGTCGCAGAACTGGTTGCGTGCTCTTACCAAGATGACCGACGAGATTGCCGACGGCGACCTCTCGCGCGAAATCGTGCGCGACAACGAAAGCCACATCGGAGACTTGCAGGAAGCGCTCGGAAAGATGACCGCAAGCTTCCGTGCGACGATCAATCGCATCGAGCTTGCCGCTGCCGAGTTGCGCGAGGCAGCAGGTGAGATGGTGGACACATCAGGTGAGGCGGGCAACGCAATCGGCGAGGTCGCGCAGTCGATCAGCGCGATCAGCGAGGGCGCCGCCCACCAGGTTGACCTCGTCACCCACACTTCGGACGTCGTTGGTGAAATCGAGCGCTCCGTCCAGGGCGCCGCTGATCACGCGCAACGCGCTCAGTCTCAGAGCGCCGACGCCGAGGTCCTCACTGAGGAGGGCGTGCGACGCGCGACCGAGGTCCAGGAAGCCATGGAATCGGTGCGCGAGACGTCTTTGGCCACGCAGGAGATGATCCGCTCGCTCGGCGAGAAGTCAACGAGTATTGACCTGATCATCCAGTCGATCACCGACATCGCCGAACAGACGAACCTTCTGGCGTTGAACGCCGCGATCGAAGCAGCTCGCGCCGGCGAACAGGGCCGCGGATTTGCCGTAGTCGCAGAAGAAGTGCGAAAGCTGGCCGAGGATGCGCAGGAATCCGCAGGCGACATCGCCGAGCTGATCCTGGAGGTGCGCGCTCAGACCGAACAGGCAGTCGTGGCGATGGAAGGCGGAGTCGGAATCGTCGAGCGCGGCTTCGAGACCGTGAATCTGAATCGCCAGACGTTCTTTGACATCAGCGGATCGGTCCGTGCATTGCACGAAAACTCCGTGGAGATCAGCCAGCTCGCGGGTGGCATCGCTGCGGATGCTGGCAACGTCCGCAGCCAGATCGAGGAGGTCGCGTCGGTTGCCCAGGAGTCGAGCGCCTCTACCGAGGAGGTCAGCGCGTCAACTGAACAGACCTCGGCGGCGGCCCAACAGGTCACGGCTTCTGCCCACCGCGTCTCCGAGACAGCCGAAAACCTCGCGGCGCTCGCCGGTCGATTCAAACTCACAAAGGGCCCGGTCCGCCCGATCCAGGCGCAGCGCGCGGCCACGCTCGCTGCAGTCGAGGATGACGAGCGGATGGCAGAGGAGAACGTCGCATGA
- a CDS encoding chemotaxis protein CheW, protein MSSTAEGTIARQLVVFVLGNEEYALPIQTVQEVIRFQHPRAVSSSDPSLLGVINLRGRIVPVHDVRPQLNIIHDPLPAPGTLDADGEEADDDEKIVLVNIDDRMAGVVVDDVSEVLNVEAKEFEDLPASGNAVVDGVVKSGDRLIILLDPHALTSLADGEPAAIAS, encoded by the coding sequence GTGAGCTCCACAGCAGAAGGCACAATCGCCCGGCAACTCGTCGTTTTCGTACTCGGAAACGAGGAATACGCGCTGCCGATCCAGACCGTCCAGGAAGTGATTCGCTTCCAGCACCCGCGCGCAGTCTCAAGCTCGGACCCGTCGCTTCTTGGCGTGATCAATCTTCGTGGCCGCATCGTGCCCGTGCACGACGTTCGGCCTCAATTGAACATCATTCACGATCCTCTTCCGGCGCCCGGCACGCTGGACGCCGACGGCGAAGAGGCAGACGACGACGAGAAGATCGTTCTGGTCAACATTGACGACCGCATGGCCGGTGTTGTGGTGGACGACGTTTCCGAGGTGCTGAACGTCGAGGCCAAAGAGTTTGAGGACCTGCCCGCGTCGGGCAACGCAGTCGTTGACGGCGTCGTCAAATCCGGCGACCGCCTGATCATCCTGCTCGACCCACACGCGCTCACCAGCCTCGCCGACGGCGAGCCGGCAGCCATCGCTTCCTGA
- the egtB gene encoding ergothioneine biosynthesis protein EgtB: MESRAVRGTDVASEQAEVLAGTRDRTLALIAGLDDADLARVVDPLLSPLLWDLGHIANFEQRWLLGSDDSALDGVYNPFAHPRAGRGELDVLSSDDCFTYMGAVREQVLQRIDSLDPFFLELVIQHEQQHNETMLQLLRQMEGYTPPPVLADEYLAPPSGKQHIRLREAASRAYRPMSRSKDMIAFPAGTYRIGTEPGARTLIYDNELNAHDRDIEAFEIATRPVTNGDFAEWIEFGGYKKPEWWTPEGWEWLAEQGDDFDAAPLGWKRSRKGWITTDFGANDPIDLSAPVCHVNWHEACAYARAHGARLPTEFEWEVAASYDPRVGASGDRRTYAWGDSAWVSGAANLDHLAFGARPVGSADHGFAPIDMLGQVWEWTSSEFAPYPGFTPFAYEQYSEPFFHGGYRVLRGGSWATRARTVTNTFRNWDLPMRRQIFSGFRLARSAA; the protein is encoded by the coding sequence ATGGAATCGCGCGCCGTGAGGGGGACAGACGTTGCGAGCGAGCAGGCCGAAGTTCTGGCCGGCACGCGTGATCGGACCCTCGCTCTTATCGCGGGGCTGGACGACGCGGATCTTGCGCGCGTCGTGGACCCGCTGCTTTCCCCGCTGCTCTGGGATCTGGGGCACATCGCCAACTTCGAGCAGCGTTGGCTGCTCGGCAGCGACGACAGTGCGCTCGACGGCGTCTACAACCCTTTCGCGCACCCACGCGCCGGGCGCGGCGAGCTGGATGTACTGAGCAGCGACGACTGCTTCACCTACATGGGCGCCGTGCGCGAGCAGGTGCTCCAGCGGATCGACTCGCTCGACCCGTTCTTTCTTGAGCTCGTGATTCAGCACGAGCAACAGCACAACGAGACCATGCTCCAGCTGTTGCGCCAGATGGAGGGCTACACGCCACCGCCTGTGCTCGCAGATGAATACCTCGCGCCGCCGTCAGGCAAACAGCACATACGGCTTCGCGAGGCAGCTTCACGCGCCTACCGCCCGATGTCACGGAGCAAGGACATGATCGCCTTCCCGGCCGGCACCTACCGGATCGGCACCGAGCCGGGCGCGCGCACGCTGATCTACGACAACGAACTGAACGCCCACGATCGCGACATCGAGGCATTTGAGATAGCCACGCGCCCGGTCACCAACGGAGACTTCGCTGAGTGGATCGAGTTCGGTGGCTACAAGAAGCCCGAGTGGTGGACGCCCGAGGGCTGGGAGTGGCTCGCCGAACAAGGCGATGATTTCGATGCCGCGCCGCTCGGCTGGAAGCGCAGCCGGAAAGGTTGGATCACGACCGACTTCGGAGCAAACGATCCAATCGACCTTTCGGCACCGGTCTGCCACGTGAACTGGCACGAAGCCTGCGCTTACGCGCGAGCGCACGGCGCTCGCCTGCCCACGGAGTTCGAATGGGAGGTCGCCGCTTCATATGACCCGCGCGTCGGCGCATCCGGCGACCGCCGCACATATGCCTGGGGCGACAGCGCCTGGGTTTCGGGCGCGGCCAACCTGGATCATCTGGCCTTTGGCGCGCGCCCGGTCGGAAGCGCAGATCATGGTTTTGCTCCGATCGACATGCTCGGTCAGGTCTGGGAGTGGACGAGTTCAGAGTTCGCGCCGTATCCAGGATTCACGCCGTTCGCATACGAGCAGTACTCCGAGCCGTTTTTTCATGGCGGCTACCGGGTACTACGAGGAGGATCGTGGGCAACCCGCGCCCGCACCGTCACGAACACATTTCGCAACTGGGATCTGCCGATGAGACGGCAGATTTTCTCTGGATTCCGCCTCGCAAGGAGCGCCGCTTGA